From the genome of Aspergillus oryzae RIB40 DNA, chromosome 4:
GGCAGTAGAATTATCAAGAAAAGCACCGAACGTCTATAGGGCCCAATGCATTGGATGAAAAGGGGAGTACCAATAATGTACCTTTTGACACATATTAAGCAGTTCCAAAGGAGAAACCAATACCGCTAATGCTAGTGGGCAGCAGGAGCGACTATTGGAGCCATAGGTGCTTTGGCCTATGAAGTCTGCCTTGAGTCCCTTGACCGTTAGTTACTATACTACCCAGACTTCATGGTTGGGTGCATTGGCAACCTATTTGTTGCAAAGTCATTGGCCAAGTAAGAGATCAGTTGTCCTTTCGGGTCTACGTGTAGTCGATCCGATGCGGTGTCACACAAACAATTGCAATGTCCACAGGAAACATCGGAGGCTGGCTGAGGGAAGGTGCAAGTCGTACATTAGTGTCATTAGTTTCGTAAACAGAGTACATCAAATTGTTTCCTGATGCATCACCAAAGTTCCCTGTAAGACTGTGAAAGCTAGTGTATCCAAACATACTAGTAGATGATCTGGCAAATGTCGCAACTCGCTTAGAAGATTTGGTGCACGGTCGGCGAAAAATGGGTTGATGGATGTTAACAATTTTcagggggaaaaaagaaagaaaggtaaaaaaagataagCAAATAAAGGAGATACTAGTATTCTCGTGTACTCTCAATCTTGCCAATTGTTCACCGAGGTGGGCAGCCTTATGCTCGGATCCGTTAACCAAAGCTATCTTGTAAATTCAATACAAAGGGAATGGCTGGTGCATAAATGGACATGGACTCTGTACGAGAGTTTCAATCAGTTACATGAACAGGTATATACCGCAGCAATTATAAATACATAGAGCTCCTGCTTCTTAGTATCATCCATCGATACTCGTATAAGGGACAACGACAGCCTATCTAAAGAAAAGCAGACAGAGAGGAAGATCATAGCATTGACCGGTTCATTAAGGTCAAGGGGTCCATGGCTTTTCGTCATAACCTCATGCAGGATGCCCATTGCAGCTTAACCGCAGTTAGGGTTATCCCACTATCGTGAAAACGTTTCTTACCATCATAAAAACATTAGAAGTGTTGGAGGTGGAACATCGACCAATGGAGTATAACTCCATTGTCTTCAATGGGTATCACTGCTTCAACATCCTTTCACCAATCCTCCCActcctcctttctttctctcttgctttttcttttttctctccttctttcttcccccccaCCTTCGTCCCCTTAcctatctttcttcttttactttttcgTCGCCCTTTTCGTCAGAGAGGGTGGTGGGAACTGAAAGGGGATGTGTTCGATATGCCTTAATGATCACCCACTATTGTGGTCCCATGTGCTGTTAGATTGCACCAAGTCTCGAATGGCCCATCGCCAGCCGTCCCCAAATCTCATACGATCGAAGCTGACCCACTTATCGACTTTACGcctccatttttcttcttctgcgcgTTGACGCCTGATGAATTCTGGGCCAACATCAAATTCTTCCGTCATAGGCCACTCGTCTGACGAATCTCCACAGCTTCGATCATCACCGCTCCCACCAAAACCGAAATCGTCATAGGTACTCGAGTTTCGCAGTCTGGAACTGCTAGCCTTGTCTTCCAGGTCACCAAGACCGGCGAAaacatcatcgtcatcctggATTGCCACCAGCCCCTTTGTCCCTGGTTGCAGTGGCGCCAATTTAAGCCAGCACATACGTTGTGGATCAAACACCATCCCACCAACTACCTGCACATTCTGCATCGCGCCTACATTGGTGATAAGGGCGGGTGCTGGCTTTGGTGATTGGGGTGAACCTATTTCAAAGTCGTGAATCAAGCCttcgtttccttcccaaCGGAAAGCAGTAGGATTGTATTGCATGCCGTTTACAGCTAGGTGAGTCAGTCATAGTCCAATCTCCCAAGCAGAGAATCAACGTACATTTGGGCTCCCGGACACCTGCCCCCAAAGGCTTAATCAGATGTGGTTTGCACCCAGCCGAAATAGCTGGTCTActctttctgcttcttaTTGTCGAGTTTAAAGGAACCCGCGAGACTGTTTGTGCTTTCCAGATTGCGTTCAAAGAGGTAAACGAGGCATTCTCACGAGCCTTTCCGCTAAATGTCATTGAGGCGATACGCTGCTCTCTTGCGTTTCTTGACGCGTTGGTATCCCGTGCAAATCTAGGAGTGAAGTCATTAGACTTTGAGGCGATACCTAGTACCGGTTGTTGGGGGGTAAGAGTATGTGTCCTCGACGGGATGGTGTGGCTTCGATTCAGCCGACTTCGAAGGGAGCGCGGGGCTCCACGTCCAGAAGGAAGCTTGACGAATCGGCTTTCTGCAGAAGTAGACGTAGGCAAGTCATCAAATGACGCCAGTTCAGTACCGTCACCAAAGTTACGCCGACGGGTTGGACGGGTAAGCGTTCTCTTTGTGGAAGTGACTAAGGCTTCGGGGCTTGACTCATTTCTGGTATTGCCGAAAGCATCATGGCGACTCGACCGAGACAGACGGGATGAAGCTTGCGAATTGAATGCGTCATTGGAGCTATCCGAATTTGTACGACGGGACTGCCGGTAACTTTTGACGCTGGCATGGTGTGACTGGTTTTCTGACGCTCCAGCTGGGATGAACGGTGCATGTGATTTACGGCTCAATGTCCTCACGTCATTTGCACGATCAACTGGAGTTTTTGGTCGGATGGTGGAAAAGTTTGATCCATCTTGGCGAGAAGGGGAGCGCTGGAAAGATGGTGACACTGGCTGTTGTGTGTTTCGCATCGATGGCATTGACCGTTTCTTCTTGAGTAGCTGGTTTCCAGCAGTAATACGTTCGTTACCGATAGAGCCCTTTGGGACTCGCGAACCGACAAGTCGCCTATTTGGAGCGGAATTAATCGGGGACATTGATGTAGTTCCAGATGGTGTAAGACTAGACAGtgatgaatgggaagaatgccCACCTCCTCGTGACGGAGGCGTCCGGAACTTCGATAGAGGAGCACCGCTTTCTGAAACAGTCTCCAGGTGTGTCGAATGCGGGCGATCGTGACCAGAAAGACGGGGTATCCGAGTCTTCGGGGAAACTGTTGTATGCGTGAAGGTCAGAGTAGTTGCCGAACGCCTGGCTGGGCTGCCAGGGCGCTCCGTCTTGCATTTGACGTTTGGATTTATCGAGAGCCTCCTTGAGTCAAAGACGTCATCGTCCTCGACTTCAAGACCCGAGAAGAAGTTATCTGCGCTGGCCGCCTCACGGCTTGGCTTCGCTAGTTTTGAGTGGCTTAAGTTTACATACTTCGGTTCCTGCCGCTTCCTAAGAGATGACTCTAAGTCCAAAGGTCCgtcggggatgatgaggccaTCTAGACCTTCATCCTCACTCTCCGCAGTCAGGCAACTCGAAGCACTAGGGCTGACCACAGAGACTGAGGAGCTTGGATTCGATCGATAATCTCTTGTAGTACCACCAAACCGGACACCAATACTGCCTTCAGACCAGTCAACATCTAATTCATCGGGTGTAGGGCTTGAACCCCTCGAGATGACCTGTCGATGTGATAATTGTAAAGGCAGATCATCCGGCGGCAATTCAAAATCCTGCTCAAAGTCCTCTGTGTCATTGTTCTGTTTGTCAGGCTTTGAATCGTTAAGGAAACCATTCCTCTGTGGAGACCGAGATACTGGAGCTCTGATTGTAGGAACATCATCGGCATCGTCGACAATATCGTCGACCTGGTAGCTATCCAAGTTTGCAAGTGCAGACTGCAGGTGGGAAGAAATGTCATCACTCCAGAAGGGTGAAGCCGACGTTTTCACAGGGCTTGTAGCAGCAGAGCTAATCTGCCGGAGCGATTCAGGGAACATTGACTCTTGTGTATTTTTTAACTCCAAGACACCATCTGGCCCTGGGAACTCCACGTCTTCGGaccaatcatcaacaaagtCTTGCTTGGGTTTCCTCCGCCCCAGGCGTTTAATAGTGCCCCCGACAAGAGCTGACCTAGGCAAGTTTGCAGGTAAAGGAATTCCTGCATTCTTAGCAGAAGCTATCGCTTCTTCGTTCACACCTTCTTCATTATCGAGTAGTTGAACTTGCCAATCCTCGTCGCCTCCCACGTTGGAATCAAGATCGGAGCGTCCAGAACGACGAGAGGAGATTGAATCTCGATGTCCAGACCGACGAATAGACGAATTAGTTACTGATGTGGCACTTGACGCGGTGCGCAATTGGATATCCTCGTAGCATTGTaggtcgtcatcatcgtcccAGCATTCaattgtttcttcttcaccacGGCGTACTTGGAGTGTTAACGACTCCATATCAGCGCGGGGAAAACTCGACCAGAGATAAAAGTATAAATCGTTTCCTTCAGGGGTAGGTTCATATATCACCGGCGTTGAAACCTACTGAGACGATAACGAAAAGGAACGTCATTCCGTGTGAATGCAATCGGCTGGATTAGGTGACGTTGCGGGTTTAACAGGTGGAGcgatctttttcttgctcctGGAAGGGTGCGTATTCCTGGAAGCCCCGTCTCCCTTCGCAAAGACTGATATGttaaaatcaaaagaatCGCAGACGGGTGGAAGAGGGCCAAAAGCGAAGTCGCGCGTGCCTCCACAAAAGAGAAACGGAACAGGTGCCCCGGCCTACGGAGAAATTCAACACGAGACTGATAGCAGCAGTCGTGCTGGTCCGCGTGTGGAGTGGtcgtggccgtggtggtAGTGGCTGGAGGATTCCTCAAGAGGAGGGATTGTTTAAACGTTAGGGAACAAGGGGTCGATAAACTAAACAACCATTGGTGGATACATCCAAACTAGAAAGCCTCTGTCAATGCTTTGTAGGGGTTGCAAAGGGGGTGGGTTTGAGGAAAATCTCTGCCCTTCTCTcctgtccttttctttctgctctcttacttccccttccttttttttttttttaagaaaGTAGGATGACTGAGGAATGGGGGTTTTAATTaacaggaagggaagaaggtgaCTAGGGAAAAGGCAGTTACTATTATTTGCTCACTAGCCGCATCTCtagtttgggtttggtggcaCTAATCATTTAGTAAAGTATGGTATTAGTAGTAAGTACCATTcagtagtacggagtagtagtattattattactgATAGTTGCTCACACGGATCCACAAGCCGTTGGATGTGTTCGGTAGAGGTATCTTGGTATTCACTTGAAGTGAGTCGCTTGCCACAATGTGGGCAGTATTCCAATTTCAGGAGTTGATGATGGGAGGTTGCTCTGGTAGCTATGAATAAAAATTCGACGTGTATAGAGTAAACTACAGGCTGTAGTGACGTATCGAATATAACAACCCATTCTAGGTATTCTGTTGTCATACTTCAAGGTAGAataaatatagtatagtacCAGCCTAACCAAACAAAACCTGTTAACTATGTCTGTCCTAGAGACGGACCTAGAGAGTTGTATACATCGTATTTATCTAGTATATCTAGGCATAGTTGTCAAAACCTACGGAGTAACAGAGAAACCTCCACCTCAGCAGGTAGCAGGCACTGCAATGTTTTAATTTTACCAAAAGTAGTTAAGCCGCGCACTACTAATTCTAGCGGAGTGCTCTGTACTGTTCCGTACATTACCTGCAGTACTCCGTtctctgtactccgtaccctttGATGAATCAGTACCTAGCAGGCAGCTATCTCTATACCTAGCCTGTAGCCTATGATGACCCACCGCAGCGTTAAGTTACCTTAATAACGGCAATAACATTAATACTAACACTGAACCTGTTCTTGATTGTCCCTCACTCGACCCTTCACTCTGCCATCTTTGACATCGCCCAGTATGTCCTCTGAGTTTGGCCTGTCTCCTCGGGTTCTGCGTATAACCCGGAGTGATGTTCCTGAATCATATGTACTTGTTCATATCACTCGCGCTGGCTCGTCTCTTGTGGACTTGAACGTCACTGCTACTGAAGGCGAGAATCCATATAGTGGTACCGGTACGCCGATCTCTTACTTTTCTgtatttatttcttatttttaaGCAAGAGCTAAAACAATCGGAGCAGTGCGTAAGTCGCACCTACATGATTTTCGTTCGAAAAATTATGAAGGCAACGACGAGGAATGGTCCCAAATTGTGTCGCATGTATTTGGTCAGCTGGATGAGTCTGCCGCGAAGGTGAAGCTGTGTGGTATTGAATCGTCGGCTAGCGTCATAGGTGCCAGTGACGCCGAAGACAAGGAGCTAGTGATCACTATCCGAAAGAGGATACAGACTATAACTGTATGTGCATTTGGCGCGTAAACACGGAACTTAATCTTGACAACTTAACAACTTACAGCAAAGACTTGGCTCCGTGACTCTCAGGCAAGATGACCAGCAAGCTATTCAGCTTTTTGACTGGGCAGGGATTGCTACCCTCAGGGCTTATACCATCGAGGAGCGTTTCGCTTCTTTGCTTGCTCGCTACCGCAGTGCCGAGAACACGATTAGACAACTGAACAAGCAGCTCGAGGAGTTCGTTTCCGCGAAGACACAGCACGAAGAACAACTGATAGTCAATTTCGTCCAGCTGTTAAACGAAAAAAAGCTCAAGATACGCAACCAGCAACGCTTGCCAGCCTCTGCAAAAGTAGAACAGGAAAAAGGTGAGGTCTGGTTAGATACTATTCAGCACTGAATTTGCCGTTGACCTGCAATTTTATAAACCAGTGTCTTGGATCCAGAATACAAGATCAGATCAATACCTCCGACCGCACAAGAATATTCGGGCCGCGAAGCGTACCGCTGCGGAAATGAGCGATGATGAGGCGGAGAGTGAAGAGGAATTCGAAACAATGGAATTCAATCAAACCATGCACTCAAGTGATTTGGGGGAGGCCAATGAAACGACCGATGAGCGATCCTCAACACCTCAGCCTCTGGAGGAGGTGGACGAGAATGCCACTGATGAAGGGTCTCCCGCACCCTCAGATCTGACTGGCAGTGAGGACGAAAGGCATATGTTCGAACATAGAGGCCCAACTGGTCGCCCTATAATGAAGGAACCTCCCGCTCCTCCTCCGCGAAGAGAGCTTCCATTTGCCAGAAAGGCCCATACTCCCGGAAAAAAATCAAATGCACAGGAGTATAACACAGAGGATACTGCCGGGGAGacagatgacgatgagctATGACTCGCATAGGCATTTAATTAATAAGCAGTAATTGGGATTACTTGGCATATACCGCAGTTCCTATTGCACTAAACACTTGTTACTCTCTCAACTTGTGATGATCGTCGTAAACAAGCTGGACACCTAATTTGTAAAATGCAGCTAACTTCAACGCTTCATCCACAGGCTTGGCATTTTAGTGAGTTCTAGAGTACCTGTATGCGTAAAAGCTGAATTTTACCTCAATCTTATGTACAAGTTCACCGCTACTGACATCCCATTTAATACCAGAGGGTGATATGGGAGGCATATTGGGAATGAGGTGGCAAAACATGACTTAACAGTTTCAACGATAAGGGAGCAAAACACAAATAGAGAAGCATAGGTGTTACAACGACAACGCCTAGACAATagacaaacaaggaaaaaaaatcTAGGCATATCATGCTTTAAGTCGCAAGGTCTCAGCCGTACAGAGCTTGGGGAGACATTTCACCAGCAGCCATAAAGTTTGTCTCCGGGTTTCCTGTGGCCTTAGCTGCTGAGCATCGGGCCATTGTTGGCGAGCTGTATCTTAATTAGAAACGAGAGTTTACATGGATAGACGGACGAACTGTAGGGGCACATACCTCCGAGAAATGGAGTCGGTAAAATAGAAGTCATCGATAACCTTCTTGAAAGGTGCCAGGGTTGGCTGGGTGCCCTTGTTCTGTTCGACCAATTGAATCTTGCTCAAAGAGCCCAGAGAAGTTGGCTCAACGACGTCGTACCGGCGCATCACAGGGCTAATCTCTTCCATACGGTCGCGAAGTGCTTCAATGTCGTCATAGGGAAGAGGCACGTCAAGGAACTCACTGGTGGCACGGATAATCTTCCAGTCATCGCGTGCAGCGCCAGGCAACGAGGTGGCTGCACGAGTAACTTGTACACGTCCCTCAGTATTGATATATGTGCCGGACTTCTCTGTAAAGGCAGCACCTGGGAGGACAACATCGGCAAGTTGAGCACCACGATCACCATGATGTCCCTGGTAAATGACAAAAGCATCATTCGGGATCTCAGTCTGACCGACTTCATCCGCTCCGAGGAGCCAAACCATCTTGGGTTTGGTCTGAGCAACTTCCGGAGACGGTGTAGTGAAGCCAACTTCGTAGGCTGCAGCACGAGATGCAGCGCGCTGAAGAACATTGTACCCCTGCCACTCAGGGGTGTTGAATGTACTCGAATGCTTCTCTACAAAGCTGCCGACTGTCTCAAAAATCGCTTTGGCGTCCGCGTGCTCTGCGGCAGCGCTACCAACGATGATCATGGGGCGTTTGGCGGAGGCAAGCTTTTCACCGAATTTTCCTGCAAGAGTCGATTTTAAAGCGGACACATCGGAGCCAAAATGCTCAAAGTCGAAGGTACTCTCAAACTCTTCACCAACGAGCCCGATCTCGAGATCAGAGCGCAGATATTGTTTGCGGATGCGTGCGTTAAGGACCGAGGCTTCGTGGCGAGGGTTTGTAGCGACCAATAGAATGGCATCAGCCTCTTCGATACCGTAGATCTTAGAGTTGAAGAGATAACTCGAACGAACGTCAACACCGTGGGCAATGGGTGAGCTGCCACCCGGCTGATCCAAGGCAAGATTATCAGAACCAAGCTTGTTAGCTAGATCTTTCATGGCAACAAGCGATTCAGCGTCTACTAGATGCCCAGCAACAGCCTTgaattcattttccttgaGCTGGAGTTTCTGACGAGCAGAGGAAATTTCAGTCAGTGCTTGTTCCCATGTCGCGGGGACGAACTTTCCTTCCCTGCGGATAAGAGGAGTTGTAAGCCTCTGGGTTTTCAAGCCGTCACACGCAAACCGCGATTTATCGTTGATCCATTCTTCGTTGATGTCATCGTTGAGTCTCGGAATGATCCGCATGACTTCCATGCCCCTGCTATCTATCCGGATATTGGAGCCCAAagcatcatggatatcaataGATTCGGTGTGTTTCAATTCCCACGGACGAGCACGGAAAGCATAAGGCTTCGAAGTAAGTGCGCCGACA
Proteins encoded in this window:
- a CDS encoding uncharacterized protein (predicted protein); amino-acid sequence: MSSEFGLSPRVLRITRSDVPESYVLVHITRAGSSLVDLNVTATEGENPYSGTARAKTIGAVRNDEEWSQIVSHVFGQLDESAAKVKLCGIESSASVIGASDAEDKELVITIRKRIQTITQRLGSVTLRQDDQQAIQLFDWAGIATLRAYTIEERFASLLARYRSAENTIRQLNKQLEEFVSAKTQHEEQLIVNFVQLLNEKKLKIRNQQRLPASAKVEQEKVSWIQNTRSDQYLRPHKNIRAAKRTAAEMSDDEAESEEEFETMEFNQTMHSSDLGEANETTDERSSTPQPLEEVDENATDEGSPAPSDLTGSEDERHMFEHRGPTGRPIMKEPPAPPPRRELPFARKAHTPGKKSNAQEYNTEDTAGETDDDEL
- a CDS encoding putative cytokinesis regulator (Byr4) (predicted protein) — its product is MESLTLQVRRGEEETIECWDDDDDLQCYEDIQLRTASSATSVTNSSIRRSGHRDSISSRRSGRSDLDSNVGGDEDWQVQLLDNEEGVNEEAIASAKNAGIPLPANLPRSALVGGTIKRLGRRKPKQDFVDDWSEDVEFPGPDGVLELKNTQESMFPESLRQISSAATSPVKTSASPFWSDDISSHLQSALANLDSYQVDDIVDDADDVPTIRAPVSRSPQRNGFLNDSKPDKQNNDTEDFEQDFELPPDDLPLQLSHRQVISRGSSPTPDELDVDWSEGSIGVRFGGTTRDYRSNPSSSVSVVSPSASSCLTAESEDEGLDGLIIPDGPLDLESSLRKRQEPKYVNLSHSKLAKPSREAASADNFFSGLEVEDDDVFDSRRLSINPNVKCKTERPGSPARRSATTLTFTHTTVSPKTRIPRLSGHDRPHSTHLETVSESGAPLSKFRTPPSRGGGHSSHSSLSSLTPSGTTSMSPINSAPNRRLVGSRVPKGSIGNERITAGNQLLKKKRSMPSMRNTQQPVSPSFQRSPSRQDGSNFSTIRPKTPVDRANDVRTLSRKSHAPFIPAGASENQSHHASVKSYRQSRRTNSDSSNDAFNSQASSRLSRSSRHDAFGNTRNESSPEALVTSTKRTLTRPTRRRNFGDGTELASFDDLPTSTSAESRFVKLPSGRGAPRSLRSRLNRSHTIPSRTHTLTPQQPVLGIASKSNDFTPRFARDTNASRNAREQRIASMTFSGKARENASFTSLNAIWKAQTVSRVPLNSTIRSRKSRPAISAGCKPHLIKPLGAGVREPKSVNGMQYNPTAFRWEGNEGLIHDFEIGSPQSPKPAPALITNVGAMQNVQVVGGMVFDPQRMCWLKLAPLQPGTKGLVAIQDDDDVFAGLGDLEDKASSSRLRNSSTYDDFGFGGSGDDRSCGDSSDEWPMTEEFDVGPEFIRRQRAEEEKWRRKVDKWVSFDRMRFGDGWRWAIRDLVQSNSTWDHNSG
- a CDS encoding putative NADH-ubiquinone oxidoreductase, subunit G (NADH-ubiquinone oxidoreductase, NDUFS1/75 kDa subunit), which gives rise to MRPQLFRAAGRAVRVPKVNYLRSFATTTPRLAEVELTIAGSALIQACEKAGATIPRYCYHEKLMIAGNCTFSYKGQSSRFSNLASGRMCLVEVERAPKPVASCAWPVQPGMNVKTNSPLVHKAREGVMEFLLANHPLDCPICDQGGECDLQDQSMRYGADRGRFHEVGGKRAVEDKNIGPLVKTSMNRCIHCTRCVRFMNDVAGAPELGTAGRGNDMQIGTYLEKNLDSELSGNVIDLCPVGALTSKPYAFRARPWELKHTESIDIHDALGSNIRIDSRGMEVMRIIPRLNDDINEEWINDKSRFACDGLKTQRLTTPLIRREGKFVPATWEQALTEISSARQKLQLKENEFKAVAGHLVDAESLVAMKDLANKLGSDNLALDQPGGSSPIAHGVDVRSSYLFNSKIYGIEEADAILLVATNPRHEASVLNARIRKQYLRSDLEIGLVGEEFESTFDFEHFGSDVSALKSTLAGKFGEKLASAKRPMIIVGSAAAEHADAKAIFETVGSFVEKHSSTFNTPEWQGYNVLQRAASRAAAYEVGFTTPSPEVAQTKPKMVWLLGADEVGQTEIPNDAFVIYQGHHGDRGAQLADVVLPGAAFTEKSGTYINTEGRVQVTRAATSLPGAARDDWKIIRATSEFLDVPLPYDDIEALRDRMEEISPVMRRYDVVEPTSLGSLSKIQLVEQNKGTQPTLAPFKKVIDDFYFTDSISRSSPTMARCSAAKATGNPETNFMAAGEMSPQALYG